Proteins encoded by one window of Bacteroidales bacterium:
- a CDS encoding S9 family peptidase, which translates to MKKSILPILIVIIVLFLSSCAEQTEKKEPSVQTTNNPVDQVELNSDIMTPEALWSFGRISGVRVSPAGDQILFRSSFHNVQENSSNGEIFVTSIGENEMKNLTRTEATESNARWRPDGEKIGYLSSRSGSNQLWEMNPDGSGKKRISDIEGGINGFEYAPDQEKILYIKEVKLDQSVHDIHPDLPEANARIETDLMYRHWDEWHNYKYSHVFVADYNGSEVTNSVDIMEGEKYHAPLEPFGGMEQVNWSPDSKKITYTCKKLTGKEYTLSTNSEIYIHDLESGETKNLTKEKHEGYDKAAVYSPNGELIAWESMRRDGYESDKNRIFVYNFNTGEETNYSTEFEQNAQGLTWSDDSKKLYFTSDYHARFQIYELNLEDGNIRQITEGKHNYRSVEPAGDILIGSKQSMSQPTEIYSIDPATGKETQVSFINENLMDQLTMGEVEKRWIGTTDGKEMLTWVIYPPNFDRDKKYPTLLYCQGGPQSSVSQFFSYRWNFQTMAANGYIVVAPNRRGLPSFGMDWLEQISGDYAGQNIEDYLSAIDAVKKEPYADEENLGAVGASYGGYSVFYLAGHHEGRFDAFIAHDGMLNLESFYLQTEEMWFPNWDLGGPYWEEENKEVYEQSPHRFVDEWDTPIMVIHGEKDYRIPYTHSMSAFNAAQLQDIPSKFLFFPNENHWVLKPQNGILWQREFFKWLDQWLKE; encoded by the coding sequence ATGAAAAAAAGCATCCTTCCTATCTTAATCGTTATTATAGTGCTCTTTCTTTCTTCCTGTGCAGAGCAAACGGAAAAAAAGGAGCCATCGGTCCAAACGACAAATAATCCTGTTGATCAGGTTGAATTGAATTCCGATATTATGACCCCTGAGGCTTTATGGTCATTTGGAAGAATCAGCGGCGTGAGGGTTTCTCCAGCCGGGGATCAAATACTTTTCCGCTCCTCCTTCCACAATGTGCAAGAAAACAGCAGTAACGGAGAAATTTTCGTCACATCGATTGGGGAAAATGAAATGAAAAACCTTACCCGCACAGAGGCGACGGAATCTAATGCAAGGTGGCGTCCCGACGGAGAAAAAATCGGATACCTCTCATCCCGGAGTGGCTCCAATCAGCTATGGGAGATGAACCCGGACGGAAGCGGCAAAAAACGGATATCGGACATTGAAGGCGGCATCAACGGATTCGAGTACGCCCCTGACCAGGAAAAAATATTGTACATCAAGGAGGTCAAACTCGACCAATCCGTGCATGACATCCATCCCGACCTGCCCGAGGCCAATGCACGAATAGAGACCGATCTGATGTACCGACACTGGGATGAATGGCACAACTACAAATACAGCCACGTTTTTGTAGCAGATTACAATGGATCTGAAGTTACCAACTCTGTGGATATTATGGAAGGAGAAAAATACCACGCCCCCCTGGAGCCCTTTGGCGGCATGGAACAGGTAAACTGGAGCCCGGATAGCAAAAAAATTACCTATACCTGTAAAAAACTCACGGGCAAGGAATATACCCTAAGCACCAACTCCGAAATATACATTCATGACCTGGAGAGCGGTGAAACGAAAAATCTAACCAAAGAAAAGCATGAGGGATATGACAAGGCGGCGGTCTATTCTCCCAACGGCGAGCTGATAGCCTGGGAAAGCATGCGCAGAGACGGTTATGAGTCCGATAAGAACAGGATTTTTGTTTATAACTTCAATACAGGTGAGGAGACCAATTATTCCACAGAATTCGAACAAAATGCGCAAGGCCTGACCTGGAGCGACGACAGCAAAAAACTTTATTTCACCAGCGATTACCATGCCCGGTTTCAGATTTACGAGCTCAATCTGGAGGACGGTAATATAAGACAGATTACTGAAGGAAAGCATAACTACCGTTCAGTGGAGCCGGCAGGAGATATACTGATAGGCTCCAAACAATCTATGTCACAGCCCACGGAGATTTACAGTATCGATCCTGCCACAGGCAAGGAAACCCAGGTGAGCTTCATCAATGAAAACCTGATGGACCAACTGACCATGGGAGAAGTGGAAAAAAGATGGATTGGAACCACTGACGGCAAAGAAATGCTCACTTGGGTGATCTATCCGCCCAATTTCGACAGGGATAAGAAATACCCTACCCTGCTATATTGCCAGGGCGGACCTCAATCTTCAGTAAGCCAGTTTTTCTCTTACCGCTGGAACTTCCAGACGATGGCTGCCAACGGATACATTGTGGTGGCCCCCAACAGAAGGGGATTGCCTTCGTTTGGCATGGACTGGCTGGAACAGATCAGCGGAGATTATGCCGGACAAAATATTGAAGATTATCTGAGCGCCATTGATGCAGTAAAAAAAGAACCCTATGCAGACGAGGAAAATCTTGGTGCCGTGGGAGCAAGCTACGGGGGATATTCGGTCTTTTACCTGGCAGGCCACCACGAAGGAAGATTCGATGCATTTATAGCACACGACGGGATGCTCAACCTGGAATCCTTCTACCTTCAAACCGAAGAGATGTGGTTTCCCAACTGGGACCTGGGGGGACCTTACTGGGAAGAAGAAAATAAAGAGGTATATGAACAGTCGCCTCATCGGTTTGTAGATGAATGGGATACACCAATTATGGTGATCCACGGTGAAAAAGATTACCGGATCCCTTATACCCACAGCATGAGTGCATTCAATGCTGCACAGCTACAGGATATTCCCAGCAAATTCCTGTTTTTCCCCAACGAAAATCACTGGGTGCTCAAACCCCAGAACGGAATACTCTGGCAGCGCGAGTTCTTTAAATGGCTCGACCAATGGCTTAAGGAATAA
- the miaA gene encoding tRNA (adenosine(37)-N6)-dimethylallyltransferase MiaA codes for MKVINADILVVLGPTASGKTSFAAHLAHEFDGEVISADSRQVYKEMNLGTGKDYKDYQVGAHQIPYHLIDIAEPGTRYNVYEFQKDFLEVYQSLKSRGKLPVLCGGSGLYIESVLKGYKLIHVPIDPELRQSLYGKPLSKLREILLSYKQNLHNTTDLTSVKRAIRAIEIARYYSEHSEIDFEYPSIQSFIFGIAFDRPTQRRRITERLKQRLESGMIEEVEHLMKSGLSTDDLEYYGLEYKYIVRYLVGEISYETMFEQLNIAIHQFAKRQMTWFRKMERNGMKIHWIDGHLPLYEKLEKAKALAAQY; via the coding sequence ATGAAAGTTATAAACGCTGATATTCTCGTGGTTCTGGGTCCGACGGCAAGCGGCAAAACTTCTTTTGCGGCTCATTTGGCTCATGAATTTGACGGAGAGGTTATTAGTGCCGATTCCCGCCAGGTGTATAAAGAGATGAACCTTGGTACAGGCAAGGATTATAAGGACTACCAGGTAGGAGCGCATCAAATACCCTATCATCTGATAGATATTGCAGAACCCGGTACCCGATACAATGTTTATGAATTTCAGAAAGATTTTCTGGAAGTTTACCAATCTTTGAAAAGCAGGGGAAAGCTTCCCGTGTTATGCGGCGGATCGGGTTTGTATATTGAATCGGTTTTAAAGGGCTACAAGCTGATTCACGTGCCTATTGATCCTGAATTGAGACAATCCCTTTATGGAAAACCGCTGAGTAAACTCAGGGAAATTTTGCTTTCCTATAAACAGAATCTGCATAACACCACCGATCTGACATCTGTCAAAAGGGCGATAAGGGCCATTGAAATAGCCAGATACTATAGTGAGCATTCTGAGATCGACTTTGAGTACCCTAGTATCCAGTCATTTATATTTGGAATTGCATTTGACCGGCCAACTCAACGACGGCGTATTACCGAAAGACTTAAACAAAGACTGGAGAGCGGGATGATTGAAGAGGTAGAGCATTTGATGAAAAGCGGTCTCTCCACTGACGACCTGGAGTATTACGGGCTGGAGTATAAATATATTGTCAGGTACCTTGTAGGGGAGATTTCCTATGAAACGATGTTTGAGCAGTTGAATATTGCTATTCATCAGTTTGCCAAAAGACAGATGACCTGGTTCCGGAAAATGGAACGCAATGGAATGAAGATCCACTGGATTGACGGTCATCTGCCGTTGTATGAGAAGCTTGAAAAAGCGAAGGCATTGGCTGCCCAATACTGA